One Kitasatospora sp. MAP12-44 DNA segment encodes these proteins:
- a CDS encoding glycosyltransferase family 39 protein gives MTAVLPIEAPVVEEPDGGLRAALARVAAGHRWAAVRTRVPLFCLLVLQAVLSWRLSNSAFQDESLYLYAGHREIAQLLHHTPTFDNYSSYFSGAPFLYPVLGALADSFAGLGGARALSLFFMLATTGLLHALTRRLFGRPAALPAAAVFAVTGPTLFLGHLATYDAMALFLLALASWTAVRTVRLPALTAALAGPPLVLAALTKYAALLYAPTVIALAVLAAIPERGRNRAVQRGLLVVVAALGCGYGLVSLAGRAFMVGLKSTTTARAVGTDGTGLLVRSSVEYGGAVFVLAIAGAVLLVRAHAARTGERGGGRPGRLALGLLLTGTALLAPAYQIHLHTLTSLHKHVGYGLFFASPMAGYAISRLLGSRLHDPRRLGLALGICLVVAGLGISQSAALFQQWPDATGLVQVLRTQVRPTTGRYLVEESEVPRYYLRDLVQPYQWSGTYYFEYTDKKGQHYTGVPAYKAAIADRYFDLIVLRYGPTAALDRQIDGDLTAGKGYQLIAKVAADSSYGAGTWFVWRADAG, from the coding sequence ATGACCGCTGTTCTCCCCATCGAGGCTCCGGTCGTCGAGGAGCCCGACGGCGGCCTGCGGGCCGCGCTGGCCCGGGTCGCGGCCGGCCACCGCTGGGCGGCGGTGCGCACCCGCGTCCCGCTGTTCTGCCTGCTGGTGCTGCAGGCCGTGCTCAGCTGGCGGCTGAGCAACAGCGCGTTCCAGGACGAGTCGCTGTACCTCTACGCCGGTCATCGGGAGATCGCCCAACTCCTGCACCACACACCGACCTTCGACAACTACTCCAGCTACTTCTCGGGCGCGCCGTTCCTCTACCCGGTGCTCGGCGCGCTCGCCGACAGCTTCGCCGGGCTGGGTGGGGCGCGGGCGCTGAGCCTGTTCTTCATGCTGGCCACCACCGGTCTGCTGCACGCGCTGACCCGGCGGCTGTTCGGGCGCCCCGCCGCGCTGCCGGCGGCCGCCGTCTTCGCGGTGACCGGCCCCACGCTCTTCCTCGGCCACCTCGCCACGTACGACGCGATGGCGCTCTTCCTGCTCGCGCTGGCCTCCTGGACGGCCGTCCGAACGGTCCGGCTGCCCGCCCTCACGGCCGCGCTGGCCGGCCCGCCGCTGGTGCTGGCCGCGCTCACCAAGTACGCGGCGCTGCTCTACGCCCCCACCGTGATCGCGCTGGCCGTGCTGGCCGCCATCCCCGAGCGGGGTCGCAACCGCGCCGTGCAGCGCGGGTTGCTGGTGGTGGTGGCGGCGCTCGGCTGCGGGTACGGACTGGTCAGCCTGGCCGGCCGGGCGTTCATGGTCGGCCTGAAGAGCACCACCACGGCCCGCGCGGTCGGCACCGACGGCACCGGGCTGCTGGTGCGCAGCTCGGTGGAGTACGGCGGCGCGGTGTTCGTGCTGGCCATCGCGGGAGCGGTGCTGCTGGTCCGGGCGCACGCCGCGCGCACCGGCGAACGCGGCGGCGGCCGCCCCGGGCGGCTGGCGCTGGGCCTGCTGCTCACCGGCACCGCCCTGCTCGCCCCCGCCTACCAGATCCACCTGCACACCCTCACCTCGCTGCACAAGCACGTGGGCTACGGGCTCTTCTTCGCCTCGCCGATGGCCGGCTACGCGATCTCCCGGCTGCTCGGCTCCCGGCTGCACGACCCGCGCCGGCTCGGACTGGCGCTGGGCATCTGCCTGGTGGTGGCCGGGTTGGGCATATCGCAGTCGGCGGCGCTGTTCCAGCAGTGGCCCGACGCCACCGGTCTTGTCCAGGTGCTGCGCACCCAGGTGCGCCCGACCACCGGCCGCTACCTGGTCGAGGAGTCCGAGGTCCCCCGGTACTACCTGCGCGACCTGGTGCAGCCTTACCAGTGGTCCGGCACCTACTACTTCGAGTACACCGACAAGAAGGGGCAGCACTACACCGGTGTCCCCGCCTACAAGGCCGCGATCGCGGACCGCTACTTCGACCTGATCGTGCTGCGCTACGGCCCGACTGCCGCGCTGGACCGCCAGATCGACGGCGACCTGACCGCCGGCAAGGGCTACCAGCTGATCGCCAAGGTCGCGGCGGACAGCAGCTACGGCGCGGGCACCTGGTTCGTCTGGCGCGCCGACGCCGGTTGA
- the cspE gene encoding transcription antiterminator/RNA stability regulator CspE — protein sequence MTAIQGQVKWFNETKGFGFITPEDGSKDVFVHFSAIQSNGFKTLAEGQNVQFEIQDGPKGPSAANVVAI from the coding sequence GCGATACAGGGTCAGGTCAAGTGGTTCAACGAGACCAAGGGGTTCGGCTTCATCACCCCCGAGGACGGGAGCAAGGACGTCTTCGTCCACTTCTCCGCGATCCAGAGCAACGGCTTCAAGACCCTCGCCGAGGGCCAGAACGTCCAGTTCGAGATCCAGGACGGCCCCAAGGGCCCGAGCGCCGCGAACGTCGTCGCCATCTGA